The genome window CGTATCGTCCTGTACCCGTTCCTGTGCATTGTTAATTTCGTTCCTGTGCATTGTTAATTTCATGACACCGATTGTGGATTGCATTGTTAATTTCATGGCCAACCATGTTGTTCAAATAGTTGTTTTTATTATGAGTGGTCCAACCGGACATCAATTGTGGTCTTGTAATTGTCTTTTAGAGTTTTCGGCAGAGAGATATGGTTTGTCAAAGATTATGTACACTTTGTGATTTCATTATCAACCATGTTGTAGAAATAGTTGTCCATGTTTGATGAAGGTACGATTGTGACATCAATTGATTTCTAACtgattttttattgttttcttttaggCATAGACAGTGGTTAATCCAAGGTTTTCTACATTTTTGTGAGGTTTTTTAAGCTTCTTCATTGCGCACCTTCTATTTGGGTTTTAGAGTGAACATATGATCTTTTTGTAGCTTTATTATGGTTGTTTACTTATGACATTGAGATGGAAGCttttgaaaatgtaaaatatGATTATATGTAAATATTATTCTTATTATATGTTCTAATCTTTATCGTTATTAATTTTTatgtattattactatatataCAATCGTGTCATTTGTTACATACAGTTTACTTTTTGTGCTTTGACTACCAAACTTTGTTTGGTGTCGGTTTCGGCCTTTAAAAGTTGGTATGTTTCATTTTTTACTCTTCATGTTTTgtcttaaagttaaaaaaattggTACAAATTCAAGTTTGTCTACATTTAATGTCAGCTCGCGGTATAAGTTtgagtttgtttttttatattggTATACACTAACAATAATATAACTTATTCCAATAATTCTTTTCAGAGTATATATAAGTTTATTTTCAAAATTGGTCATGATGATGCGGTGAACACACTTTTAACTTTTCGGATCAATTTTCCTAAGTTTGACATATAAATGATTTTTTAAGACATGCAATTTTCTACCTTAACATAAAGACTTTAAGTCAAATAAAGTGGTTACAAGTATAGTCATAAAAAGAACACCATATTTTTCAATTTAAAAGCTTAATGATGAAAACACTAATAAACACTTTATCAAACATTGAATGACATATTAACTTATAAGACCATTGGGTATGCGGGAGGATAGTCCTTTGGAGACTATCCTCCACATAAGCGCCACGTAGGCAAAGGAGAAGGACCCTCCCCTTGGAGACTATCCAAGGGTGTGGGGATGCTCCTCctccattttttattattatttattttttgtcatattaattaaaacaaagtaaataaaaataaaaaaagttacatttatataaaaacttaaaattacatttaaaataaaaatcctaaaaacttaaaattacatttaaaaaaaaacctaaacttaaattaaaaaaaagcctaaagttacaaataaataaaaaaactacgTGTTGTTTTCTCCGAGACTCCAAATGTGATCGATCAAGTTCGATTGAAGATTGACATGTGTGAAATCGTTATGTAACGAGAAcctgttcaaatcttgttgttctcCGCTAACCGGAACATTATTCTCCTCCACCGCGTTCTCGTCATACTCACAAATTGCATGTCCTTCGTCTTCGAGGATCATGTTATGCAGCAGAATACAAGCATACATACAGTATCGCAATGTTTTGGGTGTAAAAGCGTGTGCTGGGTTTTCAATAATATGCCATCTTTGTTGGAGAACCCCAAAACaccgttcaatatcttttctaGCCGCTTCTTGAAACTTggcaaatttctttcttttttcatCCGCAGGATGCCTAACCGTTTTAACTATTGTAGAGTATTGTGGGTATATTCCATCGGCAAGATAATACCCGCGTCTGTACTCCACGCCCGAAACTGTAAAACTCGTATCAGGACCGACCCCTTTTATAACATCGTCAAAAACATCCGAATTTTGTAGAACATTGATATCGTTATTCGAACCAGGAATACCAAagaaagcatgccaaatccatagGTCTTGAGACGCAACAGCTTCTAGAATTATTGTTGGATGTCCCTGATCGCCTCGCGTATACATTCCTCGCCAAGCGGTAGGACAATTCCGCCATGACCAatgcatgcaatcaatgctcccgagcatgCCTGGAAAACCGTGCCTTGCTTGGTGGTGTTGATACAAATTTTGAACGTCATTGTGATTCGGTTTTCGCAAATATTTTTGGCTGTAGAGCTTCACCACAAATTTGCAAAACTTGTATAAACATTCTCTAGCTTGTCTTTCGGACATCTTTAAGTATTCGTCCCAAGAATTGGCTGTCGTCCCATAAGCAAGTTGACGAATCGCCGCAGTACATTTCTGTAAGGTGGTGAAGCCCATTTTGCCTCTAGCATCGGGTCGCTGGGTAAAAAACGGGTGATAAGCGGCTAAATCGTCGGCGATACGTAAGAAAAGTCGACGACTCATTTTGAAACGGCGTCTAAAAATAGCCTCCGAGTACAGCGGCTCGTCCGCAAAGTAATCAACGATTAATCTTTGGTTAGCACCTACGAGATAACAAAATATATATGTaacttataattaaaaaaataagactaaaaacataaacttaaaaaattaAGAATAAATATATAAGAATATAAATATAAGAAAAAATATCACTAACTTTCTCGGTCTCGCTCGATGTGTGGGTTCCTGTTTCGTGGTTGTGACGAAACCTCCTCCTCCTCTTCTTCTTCCAAAATTATTTGTGTCGCCTCTACCAccttgtttataaaaaaaaattacggCTTCCATGGTGTCCGTCGAAcccgatgaagaagaagatgacatGGTGTATTTTTTAGAGAAGATTATGTGGGTATTTTGTATAAAAAATGTGGGAGTTGTTTGGAGAAAGTGGATGAATTTTGGTATAAAAGTGGATAGATATGTGGGTATTTATAAAGGTTTTAAATTAAGGTTgggagaagtttttttttttataaaaatgggagAAAAGTGGGAGTAGTTTGGTAAAAAAAATGGGGTGAAAAGGGGTTGAATTTATAGTGGTGgggtgaatttttttttaaattgttgcaGGTTAACGTTAGAGGGGCCCACCCCATTCAACTTTTCAGCCCCGTCTTGCACGTCTGAATTCCGACGGAGAAGCCGAGCCGGGCCCCTTGGGGGCGGTGTTGGACGAGCCCAAAAAGGGGGACGGGCCTTTCACGTGCCACATACCGAAAGGTCTAACAAAGCTTGTTATGTTAGACCATTGGGTATGGGGGAGGATAGTCCTTTGGAGACTATCCTCCACATAAGCGCCACGTAGGCAAAGGAGAAGGACCCTCCCCTTGGAGACTATCCAAGGGTGTGGGGATGCTCCTCctccattttttattattatttattttttgtcatattaattaaaacaaagtaaataaaaataaaaaaagttacatttatataaaaacttaaaattacatttaaaataaaaatcctaaaaacttaaaattacatttaaaaaaaaacctaaacttaaattaaaaaaaaagcctaaagttacaaataaataaaaaaactacgCGTTGTTTTCTCCGAGACTCCAAATGTGATCGATCAAGTCCGAATTTTGTAGAAGGTTGATGTCGTTATTCGAACCAGGAATACCAAagaaagcatgccaaatccatagGTCTTGAGACGCAACAGCTTCCAGAAAAGTCGACGACTCATTCTGAAACGGCGTCTAAAAATAGCCTCCGAGTACAGCGGCTCGTCCGCAAAGTAATCAACGATTAATCTTTGGTTAGCACCTACGAGATAACAAAATATATATGTaacttataattaaaaaaataagactaaaaacataaacttaaaaaattaagaataaatatataagaatataaatataagaaaaaaaatatCACTAACTTTCTCGGTCTCGCTCAATGTGTGGGTTCCTGTTTCGTAGTTGTGACGAAACCTCCTCCTCCTCTTCTTCTTCCAAAATTATTTGTGTCGCCTCTACCACcttgtttataaaaaaatttacGGCTTCCATGGTGTCCGTCGaacctgatgaagaagaagatgacatGGTGTATTTTTTAGAGAAGATTATGTGGGTATTTTGTATAAAAAATGTGGGAGTTGTTTGGAGAAAGTGGATGAATTTTGGTATAAAAGTGGATAGATATGTGGGTATTTATAAAGGTTTTAAATTAAGGTTgggagaagtttttttttttttttataaaaatgggagAAAAGTTGGAGTAGTTTGGTAAAAAAGTGGGGTGAAAAGAGGTTGAATTAATAGTGGTgggatgaatttttttttttaaattgttgcaGGTTAACGTTAGAGGGGCCCACCCCATTCAACTTTTCAGCCCCGTCTTGCACGTCTGAATTCCGACGGAGAAGCTGAGCCGGGCCCCTTGGGGGCGGTGTTGGACGAGCCCAAAAAGGGGGACGGGCCTTTCACGTGCCCCATACCGAAAGGTCTTATAATTATCATATAAATTTGTGTCATACTTTTAATGATTACATGACTAACAAATAGCTGTATACATATGTTTACACATCGACACACACAAGCAAACAACAACTTTGGTTGATACGGGGTGACATGTTTTATCTAGGCCCCCCTTATTCCCACACCCCCtagatcttattttcacatccctagtgtatacggcctgtatacaaaatatacggcccgtatagaatgtttttgaataggaaaatgcgcagagaatgttttttttttattttattatatacgacccgtatatagttatacgagccgtatacaagTGTATACGATTTATAAAAAAGTATTcggctcaatggatttatttctaaggtttttgatgtttaccaaatgtatacgggccgtatagattgatgtttttcaattatcccgttttttcccgtaaaaacaccatcattctagggtttctaaactcttcatcacctttaaacaacgttgatcggaacacgccgcttaaatcggagcacaagtagagtaacgttaccgatcagtccgttgatcaagtaactagcagaagaacccgacacaaataagttctccacagtttgttattcagatctctattcggtcatctttccaaactacaacacacgataactttaaactttatagtgtgtgatttgaccaggaaatgattggaggtgattgctacctttaataagctgtcatagttgtcaaattcgatttcaacaaatcttttccttttccttcaatttctagaacattctccgtaacatgaagacgtgtcgggttcttctactagtggtattttaatgaagtattgaagattgaatgtgcaaacccaaccgttttttactacggaaacggtggctatgcgaaatacaaaccgcaaccgttttttactacggaaacggtggctatgcgaaatacaaaccgcaatcttttgtgactatgggaaacacaagttttctttttgagcttgatggatgtccgttatctcagttgaggtgggcattgtttaaatctcaatataagtagatgttacgtgtaacttcattaaaccaagaacaaagcctatttcgtaacacatgtgttcgtatcagcgttgtttatcaccctgtgtgagcattggaaacccgacaaacagtcttgacaactgtgacagcttatctatctgtgtgtgtcacatctatcctgttatagcaatcgatatgattaattttatagatttttttctaattagcgttgttaactaccaaaagaatgcatacataaatagttctagtggacgaagcaaagagactgTTGTGTATATGAATCAcgtttttttctaattagcgttgttaactacctaGAAATTGATATGGTGAGTTGGTAATCAAAATCAAGATGTCAGACAACGTGCATTTCGAGATCCAAGAGGAAATAATAAAACGGCTTCCAGTAAAATCACTGATTCGATTCCGATCAGTCCCCAAATCATGGaaagttgttgttgttattgtgcctatctcggttgttcagtactttcgtgataataaaacaagaaataatcaatcggcttccagtaaaatcactgattcgattccgatcagtctccaaatcatggaaagctgttgttgttattgtgcctatctcggttgttcagtactttcgtgataataaaacaagcagacattgattttgccaagattgaaggaaagaatctggccataagcgttgtggattctcagcgttattcgaatgtaagtggatcgggttctgctagttattcggaatatTTCAAAttatcacagaagacgtgtcgggttcaactctcctatatcaagatactcttctccagacgcttagttgttacgaatgacaacttgaggggtctagttaactttcagattcagattcaggaagcagatgattgGAGCGTAGGAATCAATGCAAAACCCTCACCCTCAAAATCAACCAGAAACCAAAGGAAAAAGGGCAGATAATGGCTGATGGTTcttcgttgaggaaaccaaacgtagacggaaatgataggcctggtaaccggaagagaaaaaaccctagtgcatattcaatcttcattgcttcattaaaattacaacacacgataaaatgcttgGAACTCACCtgataacaaataatcagttcaaACTTTCAACAATCGACATCTGGTCCTTGTTTTTCCACATCATTCTGTCACTTTGTGTGTTGACGAAGCTGACAAACACATTAGTATTTTCTCAAAATGTGCAAACTTGAAGAATCTCACTTCATTgcgtatgtgcttgtgctgtagaaaccggtgatgaatttgtgtatctaaatcaggttctctgccttagatcggtcattccttgtgatagatgaacgttgtattcttgtctttcagaagagttggtattgaaccaagaatacttcaaacattctaaaccctacttggaaacaaaccaacaaaatccttatactcttctagcagaacccgacacgtcttctatcatggcgagttattttcagttacttctgttgatccacaaattccattgtttaaatcagaatcaggttctcaaaacaaggatcgttctaatagattaaagagaacaaaccattttttaccattttttacctatagtatacgggccgtataacaatatacgacccgtatacatcgttcgtatacattgtatacgatcggtaaaaaaTTTTTTTACCGAGAGTATACGGCCATATAAaccgtatacggcccgtatacatatggtaaaaacctctgtaatctttatatagtgtgtgatttgaccggttgtattaagttatctctgttgaatttgatttcaacaaatcttttccttttccttcaatttctagaacattctccgtaacatgaagagaaatcaattgtatttttttagttgcttctcttgctaagtttctgaaccaaccgaaatccacaaatgaaggttcagtgcacgaaaagtttcttaaagagtacacaactgaaggttcagtgcacAAAAAGTTTCTTACAAACGATATGTATCAGGAAGCTCAgtatcaacaacttgtgagtgggaatatggctatgaagaatagtatggataaacaatcaccggtacggattttggtgttttggtaggttgaaagaggtgaatggtccttgtttttccatgtatcaacaatcaccgGACGTGTCATgttcttctgctagtagtatgagtctgagtccattgtggttcgtgaacgTATTGTTGAAATcgtccatcacttaagaccttcGAAGATTTgttggaaacccgacaaacagtcttgacacCTGTAACagcatattc of Helianthus annuus cultivar XRQ/B chromosome 1, HanXRQr2.0-SUNRISE, whole genome shotgun sequence contains these proteins:
- the LOC110924435 gene encoding protein ALP1-like, yielding MSSSSSSGSTDTMEAVNFFINKVVEATQIILEEEEEEEVSSQLRNRNPHIERDRESANQRLIVDYFADEPLYSEAIFRRRFRMSRRLFWKLLRLKTYGFGMLSLVVEATQIILEEEEEEEVSSQPRNRNPHIERDRESANQRLIVDYFADEPLYSEAIFRRRFKMSRRLFLRIADDLAAYHPFFTQRPDARGKMGFTTLQKCTAAIRQLAYGTTANSWDEYLKMSERQARECLYKFCKFVVKLYSQKYLRKPNHNDVQNLYQHHQARHGFPGMLGSIDCMHWSWRNCPTAWRGMYTRGDQGHPTIILEAVASQDLWIWHAFFGIPGSNNDINVLQNSDVFDDVIKGVGPDTSFTVSGVEYRRGYYLADGIYPQYSTIVKTVRHPADEKRKKFAKFQEAARKDIERCFGVLQQRWHIIENPAHAFTPKTLRYCMYACILLHNMILEDEGHAICEYDENAVEENNVPVSGEQQDLNRFSLHNDFTHVNLQSNLIDHIWSLGENNT